In Struthio camelus isolate bStrCam1 chromosome 3, bStrCam1.hap1, whole genome shotgun sequence, the DNA window AGGAAGCAGAGATCAAAACAATCCCATCTCACAAAAGGTACATTAAATGCGCCCCAGCAATGAGCGCAAATCTTCCAAGTTGGCCTTTAAAAGGGAGCACCAGGAGTCTCACGTTTATTGCGCCCAAGAATTCTCTTAGCAACTCGCAGCGTCTCTGCGCTCCTGGCGTATTTCCTCCTAAAATAGCATCTAATAGGAAGATAATAGAGACACAGGACTAAGACGCGGGTTTGGGGGTATTGGTGAGgattctttttcctgctcttttcttttcgCTGCGTGAGTAGTCCATCTCAAGGCATCGAGCCTGGAGTTAAAAATAGGCTTTTCACCTCTAAACAGAAAAACCGTATGCAATACATGCTGCAtatctaaacacacacacacgtgtatatttTAAGAGCGATCTTCAACCTCGCCGGAACCGAAGAGGTTTACGAGGAGCCGCCGGGAACCGAGGCTTGCTAGGAACGAGCCGTGCCTGTGTTTTGCTTGTGGAAATGCAGCTTCCTCTCCGGCAGGCTTGGATATGCACAGAGTTTAAATGCCAGCAGAGCGCAACGTTTTGCAAGCAAAAGCCTCATTCAACAGCCCGAGGCAGCGCACGAGCCGGGGAGCGCGGGCCGCGCGGCGCGCAGCGCGCCCGGgggtgcccggcccggcccggcccgggggggcggcccggcccccggctcccgGAGCCGCCGCCGTCTCCGGCTCTGCACCTGATGTGTATGCAGCACCTCGCCTCCCAGAGAGGAGAGAGCTCCAGTTAAGTGGCGCTCTAGGTATTTTATAGCGAATATTCTCGAGTAGCTGTACTGCAATGAAGGAGATATCAAGGAGGCCTGTCAGTTCAAAGCTTTTGGGGTTGTTTGAAAATCTTCTTCACGTCAAAGTAAGCAGCCCTAGTATTTGAACAGCTGCTTTGAACAGTGAAAAGGGCTGAGCTGAATCAAAACACTGCAGTGTCTGCCCAAGACACCGCATCACCTTCAACCTGCTTTTATAcgagcagagaaaaggaaataaaggctCGTGAGACCTCTAATCCCGCAGGGTCAGCTCCGCAAGAAAGAGGGCACATGACTGTCTCTTTCACATCCCCAGCTCCTCGGACCTGATCCGGTCCCCGAGCGGAGGCTAGACCTGAGCCGAGCCCCAGTGcccggcagcgcggaggagcGAGGCGAGCAGGCGCCCTCTCCCCTCGGCCGAGCTCTCCGGCAGCGGTTTGCTGCGCAGGGGGAGAGGCGAGTGAAGGATGCTCGAGGAGCAGTATTAATGACAGGGATAACAACGCTGGGGAGGACGAGGAGGTGGAGTCTGCCGCGGCTCTGAATTGGCGGTCCGCGCTCCTCGCTGCTCCCAGCTGCGACTCCAGAGGCGGGCGctccgccggggagggggcaggaggcgCGGGGCTGCCGTGGGGGTTTTGTCTGGGGTTTAATGCTGTGTTGCTACTTCGGTAATTGCATGATTAACGTTAGCCTTTGAGATAGGCCACTGAGGCGTCAGGGGTGAGAAGCACGGAGGACAAAGATTGAGGGCATCACCTGCAACGAACGCCACTGGATCCTGCGGCTGGGCAGGacgagagggaaagggagaaagggaggcagaaggggagagaaatgCGTGATTTGGGGAAGGGTTTTCCCCGGGAAAGTGCTGGCTGGCCCTCGCTGCTCTCTGCTCGCTGCctcctgggccatgtgcagccgcGGCGAGTTTGGCGCTGCTGGAGCCCACGGGGACGCgcagtcgggggggggggtgcgggggggcgcaCACGccgcgggcagggcaggaggaggtcGCTTTTGGACTTTCCCCTGCAAAAATCTGTGCCACCGCCCCCAGCACATAGACAAGTACCGTAAGCTGGAGGCatccgtaaaaaaaaaaaaaaataataataataaaaaaaaatctgtccctgACAATGCCGCGCAAGGCGGCCGCCGACGCCGCGTCCGTCCCAGCTCTTGCAGCGGACGCGAGGGAGCTCCAAAGGCGCCCGCGGCCAAGCGCGGCCGCCGGGACGGCTCTCCCCGACGGGTCCGGGCCGCTTTGCTGGAAGCCTGCTGCGGATTTGCCTCGTTGCTTTGTTTCAACTCACTGGTCCACACCTAATTGGGACGAGAGACACGAGCAAATGAGCATCAAATTATAAAAATTCCTCGGTGCCCGGTTGTTTCCACACTGGAAACAAAAGGCAGGGCTGCACTTCAGAGACACTGACTTCCCTCCCCACGGCACTTGCAGAACAGGCAGTATTGTTCTCCCCGTCGCTTTATCTCACGTCGTAGAGAGAGgaggggataaaaaaaaaaaaaaaaaaaaaagaactgatgaAGAATCTCCACTCATTTAGggacaaagtttttattttgtcccccctctccccaccaccatcccccccccccgcccggcagaCCAGTCCCTTGATACGCCGCTAAACTAACTGAAGGAGGTAACTCCTGCTGCGTCCCTTGTCTCAGGGCCCTGGATATCCTGTTTATGCTGCCTCTGTGTACATGTTTATGTGCGGAAGCCCATCCCCCCGCTCCTCCACACCCCCACGCAGAGGAATATTTCCAGGCAAGGAGCCTTTCCAGGGCTGCACGTTAAATACGATGATTTATAAACAACTCGCAGGAGAAAGCTGTTTCTTGTTAGGAGTAATAAATTCCCCGGTCCGCCCTATTGTATTATTTCGATTAAGATACTGGGAGCCCGCAACGCAAACCTACCCCCGCTAGCAGTTTATTTTCGAGACAAAGCTATGGCTTCCAGCTAAAAAATGGGAAGTGAACTCTTTTTTTACCACGGCCAGCCCGAGCGCTGCTCGTTCCGAGGAAATCCGGATCCAGTTCCAGGCTGTCCTTCTTTCCTGTCCGGCcagcaacttctttttttttttttttcttccctctttctccctctttttacccattttatgttttcttccccctccccccccctaaTCTTTCTTAACGCCCAGGAACCCGCGGCTCCGGGAGCGGCCGGTCCCCGCAGGGACGCGGGGGCAgcccggcagcagcagcccgccgcggcccgccacGGCCCTCCGCGCGGCGCGGAAGCCCCGCAGCTCCCGGCGGAGCGCTGCGCTCTGGCCAGCACCTGCCGCCGGGACGGTCCGGCCATGCGGGCCGACGAGAAAgttggggccgggcggcgcgccccgcgccgggccgcttCCGTTCGGTTGGGGCCGGTTGGGGccgtgcgggcggcggcggcggcggcggcggcggcggcggcggcggcggcggcggcggggccggaccGGCCGCGCGTCCTGAGGGGACCAACGGTCCCGggtccgcggccgccccggccccgcgcgccggctGCCCgttgggcgggcgggcgggcggagggcggggccggggcggggcggggcggggggcgggggacgCCGGCGGgacccgcggccgcccgcgccccccggctCCCTTTTTCCACCTCAGAGTTTGGTTacagggggcggggcgaggggagggggcggggcgggcggcggcggcggcgcgccaatgggcggcggcggcggcggcggttgccAGGGGTCTCCACGTCCGTCAGGGCGCGCGGAGCcaatgggcggcggcggcggggcggggccggcgcgcgtgccttggcagcggggccggccgagcgggccgggggggcgcgggcgcagcgcggcgcccgaGGCGAAAAAGTAGCTGTCAAATGCGCGGCGCCTTTAACCGGCGCGATCAGTGCGGCTCGGCGAGTCATGGCGACCACAGCGTCTAACCACTACAGCCTGCTCGCCTCCGGCTCGCCCATGGTGCACGCCGAGCCGCCGGGCGGCATGCAGCCCAGCGGCGGCTACCGGGACGCCGGCGCCCTGGTGCAGGCGGACTACACGCTGCAGAGCAACGGGCACCCGCTGAGCCACGCTCACCAGTGGATCGCGGCGCTGTCccacggcggcggccccggcggccccggcggcggcggccccggcggcggcggcggcggcggcgagtcgccCTGGTCGGCGGGCGCGCTGGGGCAGCCCGACATCAAGCCGGCCGTGGtgcaggcgggcgggcgcggcgacgagctgccgccgccgccgcacccgccgccgggccgggcgccgcacCTGGTGcaccacggcggcggcggcggcggcggcggccccggcggccccggcggccccggcgggcaccACGCGgcgtggcgggcgggcggcgcggcgcacCTGCCGCCCGGCATGGCCGCGGCCAACGGCGGCCAGGCGGGGCTGCTCTACTCCCAGCCGCCCGGCTTCACCGTCAACGGCATGCTGGGCGCCGCGCAGCCGGCGCTGCACCACCACGGCCTGCGGGACGCCCACGAcgagccgccgcccggcccgccgcacCACGGCGCcgagcacccgccgccgccgcacggcgcccaccccggcgcggccggccaggccccggccgccgccgcccccgggccgccgccgccgccgccgcaccacGACCCGCACTCGGACGAGGACACGCCGACCTCGGACGACCTGGAGCAGTTCGCCAAGCAGTTCAAGCAGCGGCGCATCAAACTGGGATTTACCCAAGCGGACGTGGGGCTGGCGCTGGGCACCCTCTACGGCAACGTCTTCTCGCAGACCACCATCTGCCGCTTCGAGGCCCTGCAGCTCAGCTTCAAGAACATGTGCAAGCTGAAGCCTTTGTTGAACAAGTGGTTGGAGGAGGCGGACTCCTCCTCGGGCAGCCCCACCAGCATAGACAAGATCGCGGCGCAGGGCCGCAAGCGGAAAAAGCGCACCTCCATCGAGGTGAGCGTCAAGGGCGCGCTGGAGAGCCACTTCCTCAAGTGCCCCAAGCCCTCCGCCCAGGAGATCACCTCGCTCGCGGACAGCCTacagctggagaaggaggtggTGAGAGTGTGGTTTTGTAAcaggagacagaaagagaagcGCATGACCCCCCCGGGGGGGACGCTGCCGGGCGCCGAGGACGTGTACGGGGCCAGCAGGGACACGCCGCCGCACCACGGGGTGCAGACCCCCGTGCAGTGAActcgcggcgggcggcgcccggccctcctcctcctcctcctcctcctcctcctcctcctcctcctcctcctcctcccccaactTTTGAttgtccttctttttttttccccttttttttaaattctcctatctttaaaaaaacacacaaaaaaaaaaaaaacaaaaagagagcgagcgagcgagcgagcgagagagagagcgagcgcgaATCAAAGCAGACAGACAAAGCATCCGCACCGGACTGTCCCTTAGACGGTAGCAGGTGTAATGCTGTATTTTGACCTTTCCAGGCGAGTGCCCGTGCAATGGAGTGGAGTGAGTATCGCGCACACGCAGGCAGACacccggcagggcaggggcacgcACACGGGGGCAGGCGCAGGGCGAAGCAGTTCGCGGAAACTCCGTTACTGGCGGAAAATTACGCGCTGcgcggctggggagggggcgggcgggagcggccgcCTCGGGGGGCCTCTGCAGCCCCCCTCCACACAAAGGCAGGTCGCACTGTGGAATGTCGCTCAGTTTTGGCACATGctgctgtgtttattttctgtgggtCCCCTGtaggaatatattaaaaaaaaaaaaaagacgaagaagaaagaacagaaaagctatCCCCTTTTGATGTAGACAGTATTTAACCGTACGAAATTGCACTGCAAGAAAATCGAAGTTTACATAAGCaaactcattctttttttctttcctaccttaattttgaaaatgactTGCATTTTCCACGGTGAGCGTTAAGTCAACCAGTGACCGGTCTACAATATGTTCCTGTGTTATAGCCTTTGCTTTATGTGTATATGTGAACTTTTGTTATAAACAAGTCTTCTTAAATATGTGTAatgcttattttctccttttgccgCAGCAAAAAAgaatacatatatctatatctatgtatacatatgcatgcatacatatacatacatataaatatatatatatatttatatacatatagatgcACCGCCAGCTCCCATTCTCCAGAGATGCGACTCTCATAATTGCTTAATATATGCCTCCACAGGCAAGAGTCGAGTGTGGAGAAGGGAGAATAATGCAAATCAGCAAAGTAAACTTCATTTTCAGGCAGTGTTTCTGGGGGTCGAAGCACAgcgaaagggggaggaaaaaatatcccGTCCTGCAAGACTGTTTCAGTGGGAGCGAGCAAGGCCCATTGTGAACGAACTCCTGGGAAATGTGGACGTGAAACACATTTCCGGAGTTTTCCAGGAGAAAGTGGCACTTCCTAGAGAGGAAAAGGGGATTCTTTAGCGCCAGCCCCCGCAGCCCcttgccgccccctcccccgaggCTTTCTGTGTGCCTttggcctccccagcccccctgccctggcACCTTGTGCCCACGGCAGCCTCCAAACTTTGTTGCGTTGAGCAGTTTCGCATaaagacagaaacagaaagaacCCGAGAACCTGCTTTCGCTGCTGTGTGTGAAGGGGTGTGTGGCTGAGCGGTTACACCTACGTGTAAACACACAGGGCATGGTCCTGTCTACATATATCGTGTGCagttatttttgctttactttccatatttatttttctattcataTCTAGCCCCCCGACGTCCTTTGGTCAGATGGCAGCGTCATTTATTGAACGAAAAGACCAGTTTAACTTGGGCAGCCTTGTGTCTTTCACTGGGGAATGAaatgaagtggggaaaaaaggccATTTTCAATCCATCTTTTCTCCTCTTCGTTAATagttttaaagtgcatttcgTGACGTTAGTTTGATGGGAAACGGttaactttccaaaaaaaaaaaaaaacccctaaccaaacaaaaaagaacacaaaacaaaaagctctaaAGAGAAGCAGAGGAGCGGGGACTCAGAaaagcatatgtgtgtgtatgtgtcagtgtgtgcatatatttatgtacttatacacacacacacgtccaTACATATACATTAGAGGAACTTTAAACTGTGATAGTTATAAAGGGATCATTTAGTCAGCACGAATGGGTGCTATATagacaaaacatttttataatctAAAAGTTTACTTAGTTCAGTGTTGGACAATTATGGAGAAAAAACAATGAAGCATTCTCTCGCAGAACTATCATATAAATATTGCATTCAGTAGCTGAGGCTTTAGAATATGTTTCTCATTGTCTTTTAAAGCGCCTGTGAcattggattttttctttttctttccttcttttttctctttctttctctttcttcctctttctttctttctttctttcttcttggtaAGACAGATGATGATTTCTAAGAGGCACATGCATTAGCCTTTTTCCTAGTTTTCCAACTATTGTTACAATGATACGGgcaccaagcttttttttttttttcctttggatgtaTTGAGCTGCTTGTTATTTAAAGTGTTGAGGACTAGCGCCTAGCGAAGTGAATCAGATCAGGGCAGATCCAGTGGTAAAGGGAGGAAATGAACTTTCAGATACTTATTAATATGTGTGTAAGGTCAGAAAACGGAGTCTAGAGGATGTTTGAGAAAAGCCTCAAACTCCAAATaggtttactaaaaaaaaaaaaaaaagttaccacgCAAACCTTACC includes these proteins:
- the POU3F2 gene encoding POU domain, class 3, transcription factor 2, translating into MATTASNHYSLLASGSPMVHAEPPGGMQPSGGYRDAGALVQADYTLQSNGHPLSHAHQWIAALSHGGGPGGPGGGGPGGGGGGGESPWSAGALGQPDIKPAVVQAGGRGDELPPPPHPPPGRAPHLVHHGGGGGGGGPGGPGGPGGHHAAWRAGGAAHLPPGMAAANGGQAGLLYSQPPGFTVNGMLGAAQPALHHHGLRDAHDEPPPGPPHHGAEHPPPPHGAHPGAAGQAPAAAAPGPPPPPPHHDPHSDEDTPTSDDLEQFAKQFKQRRIKLGFTQADVGLALGTLYGNVFSQTTICRFEALQLSFKNMCKLKPLLNKWLEEADSSSGSPTSIDKIAAQGRKRKKRTSIEVSVKGALESHFLKCPKPSAQEITSLADSLQLEKEVVRVWFCNRRQKEKRMTPPGGTLPGAEDVYGASRDTPPHHGVQTPVQ